The Candidatus Omnitrophota bacterium DNA window CTTTGGCTAAGAGCTGGGCCGAAGTCCCTGCCGCGCGCGCCAATTCCCCGCCCTTACCGGGAATCAATTCAATATTGTGAATCGGTGTGCCGGTGGGAATTGCCCGAAGCGGAAGGGTATTCCCAGGTTTAATTTCCACATCCACACCCGCGTGGAGCTGCTCACCGACTTTGATACCCGCCGGACAGAGCACATAGGCTTTCTCCCCGTCAGGATACTGCACAAGGGAAATACGCGCGGAACGGTTAGGATCGTATTCCACGCTCAAAACCACAGCAGGGGCATCTTCACGCAACCGCTTGAAATCAATCAAACGGTAGCGTCTCTTGTGACCCCCGCCGCGACGGCGCATGGTAATGTGCCCGTGACTATTCCGGCCCCCGGACTTCTTCAGAGGGCGCAGCAGGCTCTTCTCGGGATTGGTGCTTGTGATATCGGAAGTGCTCTGCGTAACCGCGTAGCGCCGTGACGGGGTTGTGGGTTTATATCGTTTTACAGCCATGTCAAATTGTCTCTATCTTATTTTCCGGGGCTAATGTCACGATGGCCTTCTTCCAATTAGGAGTCTTGCCGATCTGATGGCGAACACGGCGGTTCTTTCCCCGCATTGTCGCCGTATTCACTTGCTCCACTTTGACCTTATAAATTTGTTCGACCGCCCTGCGAATCTCGATTTTGTTCGCTGTCATCGAAACTCTAAAAAGGTACTTTCTCAAGGGCTCCATCGATGCGCCCTTTTCAGTCCGCATCAGAGAAACAATAACGTCGTGGGAGGTTCTCATGAGGACACCTGTACCCTCTCTACAAGCTTGCCGAATGCATTCTCCGTAATCACCAACTTGCCGTGAGTCAAGAG harbors:
- the rplB gene encoding 50S ribosomal protein L2, with protein sequence MAVKRYKPTTPSRRYAVTQSTSDITSTNPEKSLLRPLKKSGGRNSHGHITMRRRGGGHKRRYRLIDFKRLREDAPAVVLSVEYDPNRSARISLVQYPDGEKAYVLCPAGIKVGEQLHAGVDVEIKPGNTLPLRAIPTGTPIHNIELIPGKGGELARAAGTSAQLLAKEDKMGHVKLPSGEVRLIPLKCRATVGELSPLDHLLIVSGKAGRSRWMGRRPKVRGVAMNPVDHPHGGGEGKAGSGNPHPVSPWGTPTLGYKTRKLRKASDRFIVRKRPSRRKK
- the rplW gene encoding 50S ribosomal protein L23; the protein is MRTSHDVIVSLMRTEKGASMEPLRKYLFRVSMTANKIEIRRAVEQIYKVKVEQVNTATMRGKNRRVRHQIGKTPNWKKAIVTLAPENKIETI